The Niastella koreensis GR20-10 genome includes a window with the following:
- a CDS encoding glycosyl hydrolase family 18 protein: MKKNLPGRIFLALLAFATVQKASAQFKVVGYMPSWAGDVNTVQYTKLTHINYAFILPNTNGTLQGLDNPSKLSSLVTKAHANGVKVQISVGGWNDGNDSGFEGLAASSSSRTTFINALISLVNQYNLDGVDIDWEYPDNGASANNYLTLMTSLSTEMHNRGKILTAAVVGDGGSSILNGVFNVVDFLNLMAYDQNDYQHSTFAYGQQSLNYWVGRGLPKAKAVLGVPFYAHPGWESYAQLVNRGADPYADTFDGQGYNGITTIKNKTNFAYDNGGGIMMWELSNDLFNQYSLVSAIHDVVVSRGGTNPPPPPTGTNIALNKTVTVSSVEETQFAGNFAVDGNTGTRWSSTQKVDPQSITIDLGKQYNITEIRLLWEAAYASNFVLEVSADNATWTNVKTVTGNTSLTNDYTGLTKTGRYVRMTGTARGTEWGYSLYEFEVYGTDATTNPPPTGGVLIQAESYNSMSGVQTETTTDTDGGQDVGYIDQADWMAFYNINFPVTGQYKVEYRVASLNGGGAVSCDLNAGSIQLGQIAVPSTGGWQNWTTISQTVTVTAGTYNFGVYAQAGGWNLNWVRITPLSSGTRMAAVNGLVDASIQNSKAFNIYPNPVQQQLNIQSGLSLDGGIIRIYDISGKIVMAARAASNRIDVSSLTKGVYTLMFTKGETKITRQFIK; this comes from the coding sequence ATGAAGAAAAATCTACCGGGAAGGATCTTCCTTGCTCTCCTGGCTTTCGCTACTGTGCAGAAGGCATCAGCGCAGTTCAAAGTGGTTGGCTATATGCCATCATGGGCTGGCGATGTGAACACTGTACAGTATACCAAGCTTACTCACATTAACTATGCGTTCATTCTGCCTAACACGAACGGTACCTTACAGGGTCTTGACAATCCAAGTAAATTGTCGAGCCTGGTAACCAAGGCGCACGCCAATGGTGTTAAAGTACAGATCTCTGTAGGCGGCTGGAACGATGGTAATGACAGCGGTTTTGAAGGACTGGCTGCCAGCAGCAGTTCACGTACTACCTTCATCAACGCCCTGATAAGCCTGGTTAATCAGTACAACCTCGATGGTGTTGATATTGACTGGGAATACCCGGACAATGGCGCTTCTGCCAACAACTACCTCACGTTGATGACATCACTGTCTACTGAAATGCACAACCGCGGCAAAATCTTAACTGCGGCTGTTGTAGGCGACGGCGGATCAAGTATCCTGAACGGAGTGTTTAATGTAGTTGACTTTTTGAACCTGATGGCGTACGATCAAAACGACTATCAGCACTCAACATTTGCTTACGGACAACAATCACTGAACTACTGGGTTGGCCGTGGCTTACCTAAAGCAAAAGCGGTATTGGGCGTTCCTTTTTACGCTCACCCGGGCTGGGAATCTTATGCCCAGCTGGTTAACCGTGGTGCAGACCCATACGCTGACACATTTGATGGCCAGGGTTACAATGGTATCACTACCATTAAAAACAAAACCAACTTTGCATACGACAATGGTGGTGGCATCATGATGTGGGAGCTGAGCAATGATTTATTTAATCAATACTCATTGGTATCAGCTATTCACGATGTAGTGGTTAGCAGAGGCGGAACCAATCCTCCTCCTCCTCCAACCGGCACCAACATCGCCCTCAACAAAACCGTAACGGTCTCATCTGTTGAAGAAACTCAGTTTGCCGGTAATTTTGCGGTTGATGGCAACACAGGCACCCGCTGGTCATCTACTCAAAAAGTTGATCCGCAATCGATCACTATTGACTTAGGCAAACAGTACAATATCACTGAGATCAGGTTGCTGTGGGAAGCTGCTTATGCAAGCAATTTCGTATTGGAAGTTTCTGCAGACAATGCTACCTGGACAAATGTTAAAACCGTTACTGGTAATACTTCACTTACCAATGACTATACAGGTTTAACAAAAACAGGCAGATATGTTCGCATGACTGGTACTGCCCGTGGTACAGAATGGGGTTACTCGCTGTATGAATTTGAAGTATACGGTACAGATGCTACTACTAATCCTCCGCCAACAGGTGGTGTGTTGATCCAGGCTGAAAGCTATAACAGCATGTCTGGCGTTCAAACCGAAACAACTACCGATACCGATGGTGGCCAGGATGTAGGTTATATCGATCAGGCCGATTGGATGGCGTTCTACAACATCAACTTCCCTGTTACCGGTCAGTACAAAGTTGAATACCGTGTTGCCAGCTTAAATGGTGGTGGCGCTGTATCATGCGATCTGAATGCAGGTTCTATTCAATTGGGCCAGATAGCTGTACCAAGCACAGGCGGCTGGCAGAACTGGACAACCATTTCTCAAACAGTTACCGTGACTGCAGGGACGTATAACTTTGGTGTGTACGCACAAGCTGGTGGCTGGAACCTGAACTGGGTTCGCATTACTCCGCTCTCTTCCGGTACCCGTATGGCAGCAGTGAACGGCCTGGTAGACGCTTCTATCCAAAATAGTAAAGCATTCAACATTTATCCAAACCCCGTACAACAACAACTGAATATCCAAAGCGGTCTGTCGTTGGATGGTGGTATCATCCGGATCTATGATATCAGCGGTAAAATTGTAATGGCTGCACGTGCGGCTTCAAACAGGATCGATGTATCTTCTTTGACCAAAGGTGTATATACTTTGATGTTTACTAAAGGTGAAACAAAGATCACCCGCCAGTTCATCAAGTAG
- a CDS encoding carbohydrate-binding protein: MKRLLPTCLLLGALTTFQKNAHAQNWQLVWQDEFTNGISADWVFETGNGGGGWGNNELEYYRAENATVENGQLVITAKQESFGGYNYTSARMKTQGRKSWKFGKIEARIKMPAFSGIWPAFWMLGDNISSVGWPSCGELDIMEHINSENINYGTAHWSDPNNQHASYGGNTAVSVTDYHTYSIEWDTNYIRWFVDGVKYHEIYIGGGINGTSEFQNNFFILLNMAVGGNWPGFNIDNGGLPAKMYVDYVRVYQDGGASVTGPAVVYQDCNYSGTGVALNPGSYTLSQLQALGIANDWVSSIKVQSGYKATLYWDDNYGGSSLVKTADDACLVDDGWNDQVSSIVISSNTASGTTIEAESYSNMLGVQTEATTDAGGGSDVGWIDAGDWMAYSPIVFPTTGNYLIEYRVASQNGGGRLSADLNAGSIVLGQLDIPNTGGWQNWTTISHTVYINAGTYTPGIYAVAGGWNLNWIRITPLNGSRQAALVNNMVENSVQSGKSFAIYPNPVQQQLNITSVEPLAGGLVRIFDLSGKQVMTARPATNHIDVSALAPGVYTLVFTKNKTRITKEFVK; this comes from the coding sequence ATGAAAAGATTATTACCCACTTGTTTATTATTGGGCGCACTAACAACGTTTCAAAAGAACGCGCATGCCCAGAACTGGCAGTTGGTGTGGCAGGATGAATTTACCAACGGCATCAGCGCCGACTGGGTTTTTGAAACCGGCAACGGCGGCGGCGGCTGGGGCAATAACGAACTGGAATACTACCGCGCCGAAAATGCCACCGTTGAAAACGGACAACTGGTAATTACCGCCAAACAGGAATCATTCGGTGGTTATAACTATACCTCAGCCCGGATGAAAACCCAGGGCAGGAAATCGTGGAAGTTCGGAAAGATAGAAGCCCGCATCAAGATGCCTGCGTTCTCGGGCATCTGGCCTGCATTCTGGATGTTGGGCGACAATATTTCTTCTGTTGGCTGGCCATCCTGTGGCGAATTGGACATCATGGAACACATCAACAGCGAGAACATAAATTATGGTACTGCACACTGGTCAGATCCCAATAACCAGCATGCTTCCTATGGTGGCAACACAGCTGTAAGTGTAACCGATTATCACACGTACAGTATTGAATGGGACACCAATTACATCCGCTGGTTTGTAGATGGGGTTAAATACCATGAAATTTATATTGGTGGCGGCATCAATGGCACCAGTGAATTCCAGAACAATTTCTTTATCCTGCTGAACATGGCCGTAGGCGGTAACTGGCCCGGCTTTAACATCGACAACGGCGGCTTACCTGCCAAGATGTATGTTGACTATGTACGTGTATACCAGGATGGCGGGGCCTCTGTAACCGGTCCGGCAGTTGTATACCAGGATTGTAACTATAGTGGTACCGGCGTAGCGCTGAACCCGGGTAGTTATACACTGTCTCAACTACAAGCCCTTGGCATTGCCAATGACTGGGTTTCCTCTATAAAAGTACAAAGCGGTTATAAAGCCACGCTGTATTGGGACGATAATTACGGCGGCAGTTCCCTGGTTAAAACAGCCGATGACGCTTGTTTGGTTGATGACGGCTGGAATGATCAGGTATCTTCCATCGTGATCAGTTCCAACACAGCTTCAGGCACCACCATCGAGGCCGAAAGCTACAGCAACATGCTGGGCGTGCAAACAGAAGCAACTACCGATGCAGGTGGTGGATCGGACGTAGGCTGGATCGATGCCGGCGACTGGATGGCTTACTCTCCTATCGTATTCCCAACTACAGGAAATTACCTGATCGAATACCGCGTTGCCAGCCAGAATGGTGGCGGCCGTTTATCTGCCGACCTGAACGCCGGGTCTATTGTACTGGGTCAACTGGATATACCCAATACCGGCGGCTGGCAAAACTGGACTACGATTTCCCATACTGTATATATCAATGCCGGTACGTATACCCCGGGCATTTATGCCGTAGCCGGTGGCTGGAACCTGAACTGGATCCGCATTACGCCGCTGAACGGCAGCAGACAGGCAGCCCTGGTAAACAATATGGTGGAGAACTCTGTACAATCAGGTAAATCATTCGCAATATATCCCAACCCGGTACAACAACAATTGAACATTACCAGTGTGGAACCACTGGCAGGCGGTCTCGTTCGCATCTTTGATCTCAGTGGCAAACAGGTTATGACGGCCAGACCCGCCACTAACCACATAGATGTATCTGCACTGGCCCCAGGTGTATATACCCTCGTATTCACCAAAAACAAAACAAGGATCACCAAAGAGTTTGTGAAATAA
- a CDS encoding Ig-like domain-containing protein: MKMLSTLSKWRHWRSLQYVQLAILLCFFSAARAQVSPSVPATTSQHNKQVIGYITQWDAWKEVANLVPKGGYNHLNVDYSQYTMLNFSFFGVAQDGSLHSGDFRNKNIYQVGAVQAPAPLLNEDIYSSWDLYLLYGELETLYYISDGSYAYQQGYRNSGAGWTNVNTGKSGSFPLAIHKQGGQPGLIELAHSKGVKVMASVGGWSMCKHYPEVAADATKRAKFIASCKDLIAMGFDGIDFDWEYPNDPGMNIEHYGTVDYNNFATLAEELRTAIGSSKLITACFSAVPSKLAGFPWSRLNTVLNYMDMMTYDYNGGWSNKAGHNAPLYDYPGMEYTGFSLDGTVKGLRNLGINMSKVTLGAPFYGRGVVCSSAATLNGATTKRAETVQPDGPIQTCADFTNWQKDLWDGTPPYSEILLATGSGSGWTDNWDDNAKVPYKTKGNYFLSYDNEQSIGLKAQYIKDQGLAGVIVWQVFGDMTDMTSSTSGTKLIFCANTKSKLVNKINQVFANGSTGNQLPTVSISSPANNAAFNAPANISFTATAADADGSISKVEFFNGATSLGSVTASPYTVNWNNVAAGTYTITAVATDNAGATTTSAAITVKVNSASGNQSPTVSITAPTNGSTYTAPAGITLTASAADADGTVSKVEYFNGATSLGSATASPYSVSWSNIAAGSYSITAKATDNSGATTTSSPVTITVNTNTGTGNTSKVIVGYWHNWGTVGGTPPYVRLRDVNPKYNVIQIAFGVTTGDQATISFTPEGTTVADFKADIATLQSQGRKVLLSLGGENGILQLTTAAAKASFVSSMKSLMDQYNFDGFDIDLEGGNNLVLNSGDNNFMSPTTPKVVNLIAGIQEIISYRKGQGKDCWLTMAPETYYVQAAYATTYSPLVGAYLPLIYGLRNQLTFIHPQLYNTGSMTGMDNKNYNSSTSDFIVAMNEMLLSGFPVAGTNQTFPALREDQVAFGLPASTSAAGSGYTTPANVKKALDYLTKGISYGGTYVMRKSSGGYPGLRGIMTWSINWDKANGDEFATNYYDYFFGNGNTGNNPPVVSITSPASGASFTAPATITITASASDNDGSVSKVEFFNGATSLGAVTAAPYTVTWSNVANGTYSITAVATDNKGAVTTSGAVSVTVGTNTGTGCNGIQAWTATGVYVGGTQVVYNGKVYEAKWWTQNEQPDINLGDGKVWKYISDCSGSGNNNAPTVLLTSPATGATFTAPATVAIVASASDADGTVSKVEFFNGATSLGSVTSAPYTYSWTNVANGTYTITAKATDNSGNTTTSAAVTITVGSGSGNTGNCAGIAEYQPYPKIYNNGDKVTYQGNLYQSLSDALYNVTPGTADWWWKPLGACSATTRTTVATNMATTVGGASVTPNPITGATAQVLKYAEAGDQLVIEVQNVSSGNAVSSQSYTVSVTGVNSITIPTAKLTQGIWIVKITNKKTGGVSTTRLVKL, encoded by the coding sequence ATGAAAATGTTGTCTACCCTGAGCAAATGGCGCCACTGGCGAAGTTTGCAGTATGTTCAATTGGCTATTTTGCTTTGTTTTTTCTCGGCTGCGCGTGCGCAGGTGAGTCCTTCGGTGCCGGCCACCACGAGCCAGCACAACAAACAGGTAATTGGATATATCACCCAATGGGATGCCTGGAAGGAAGTTGCGAACCTGGTGCCCAAAGGTGGTTATAACCATTTGAACGTGGATTATTCCCAATACACCATGCTGAACTTTTCTTTCTTTGGCGTTGCCCAGGATGGTTCATTGCACAGTGGTGATTTTCGCAATAAGAACATTTACCAGGTAGGCGCCGTGCAGGCACCTGCTCCCTTGCTGAATGAAGATATTTACAGCAGCTGGGACCTGTATCTGTTATATGGTGAGCTGGAAACCCTGTATTACATCTCTGATGGCAGTTATGCTTATCAGCAGGGCTATCGCAATTCAGGCGCGGGCTGGACGAATGTGAACACTGGTAAATCAGGTTCATTTCCTTTGGCTATTCATAAGCAAGGCGGTCAGCCGGGACTGATAGAACTGGCGCACTCAAAAGGGGTAAAAGTAATGGCCTCTGTGGGTGGCTGGAGCATGTGTAAGCACTATCCTGAGGTAGCCGCCGACGCCACTAAACGCGCCAAATTCATAGCAAGCTGTAAAGACCTGATCGCTATGGGTTTTGATGGGATCGATTTCGACTGGGAATATCCCAACGATCCGGGCATGAACATTGAGCATTATGGCACTGTTGATTATAACAACTTTGCCACCCTGGCTGAAGAACTGCGCACTGCCATCGGCAGCAGCAAACTGATCACAGCCTGTTTCTCTGCCGTGCCTTCAAAGCTGGCTGGCTTTCCCTGGAGCCGGTTGAACACCGTGCTCAACTATATGGACATGATGACCTATGACTATAATGGTGGATGGAGCAACAAGGCCGGTCACAACGCACCTTTATATGATTACCCCGGAATGGAGTACACCGGTTTTTCTTTGGATGGAACTGTGAAAGGATTGAGGAACCTGGGTATTAACATGAGCAAGGTTACCCTGGGTGCGCCTTTTTATGGAAGAGGGGTTGTTTGTAGCAGTGCGGCTACGCTGAATGGTGCTACTACCAAACGTGCAGAAACGGTTCAACCCGATGGTCCTATTCAAACCTGCGCCGACTTTACCAACTGGCAAAAAGACCTGTGGGACGGTACGCCGCCTTACAGCGAAATTCTGCTGGCCACTGGCAGCGGTTCCGGCTGGACAGACAACTGGGATGATAATGCGAAGGTTCCTTATAAAACAAAAGGAAACTATTTCCTGAGTTATGATAACGAGCAGTCTATTGGACTGAAAGCACAGTACATAAAAGACCAGGGCCTGGCCGGGGTTATTGTATGGCAGGTGTTCGGCGATATGACCGACATGACCAGCAGCACCTCAGGCACAAAACTGATCTTCTGTGCCAATACCAAATCAAAACTGGTAAACAAGATCAACCAGGTGTTTGCCAATGGCAGCACCGGCAACCAATTGCCAACCGTTTCCATTTCATCACCCGCCAACAACGCTGCTTTCAATGCACCCGCTAACATCAGCTTTACAGCTACTGCGGCAGATGCGGATGGCAGCATTTCAAAAGTGGAGTTCTTTAACGGCGCCACCAGCCTGGGTTCTGTTACTGCCTCTCCTTATACGGTTAACTGGAACAATGTAGCGGCTGGTACTTATACCATTACCGCTGTTGCTACAGATAACGCCGGTGCAACTACTACCTCTGCAGCAATTACGGTGAAAGTAAACAGCGCTTCAGGTAATCAGTCACCTACGGTGTCAATTACAGCACCAACCAACGGTTCAACCTATACAGCGCCTGCCGGCATTACGCTCACTGCCAGTGCTGCTGATGCCGATGGTACCGTGTCGAAAGTTGAATACTTTAATGGCGCCACCAGTCTTGGTTCTGCTACTGCTTCTCCTTATTCAGTAAGCTGGAGCAATATAGCTGCCGGCAGCTATTCAATTACTGCAAAAGCAACCGATAACAGCGGCGCTACTACTACTTCATCTCCGGTAACAATCACCGTAAACACCAATACCGGCACTGGTAACACCAGCAAGGTAATTGTAGGTTACTGGCACAACTGGGGTACAGTGGGCGGCACACCGCCATACGTTCGCTTACGCGATGTGAACCCTAAATACAACGTTATTCAAATTGCCTTTGGCGTTACCACTGGCGATCAGGCTACTATCAGCTTTACACCAGAAGGTACTACGGTAGCTGATTTCAAAGCCGACATCGCCACGCTGCAATCACAGGGCAGAAAGGTACTGTTATCACTGGGGGGTGAAAACGGTATTCTGCAACTGACTACCGCTGCAGCTAAAGCCTCATTTGTAAGCTCCATGAAGTCGCTGATGGACCAATATAACTTCGATGGATTTGATATTGACCTCGAAGGTGGTAATAACCTGGTGCTAAACAGCGGTGATAATAATTTCATGAGTCCTACCACGCCTAAAGTAGTGAACCTGATCGCTGGTATCCAGGAGATCATCAGCTACCGTAAAGGCCAGGGTAAAGATTGCTGGTTAACCATGGCGCCCGAAACTTACTATGTTCAGGCTGCTTATGCAACCACGTACTCTCCATTGGTAGGTGCTTACCTGCCGTTGATCTATGGTTTACGTAATCAATTAACATTCATCCATCCGCAATTGTACAATACCGGCTCCATGACGGGTATGGATAATAAGAATTATAATTCAAGCACTTCAGATTTCATTGTGGCTATGAATGAAATGCTGCTGAGCGGCTTCCCGGTTGCGGGTACTAACCAAACCTTCCCTGCCTTGCGTGAAGACCAGGTTGCTTTTGGTTTACCTGCTTCAACCTCAGCAGCCGGTTCAGGTTACACCACCCCGGCAAATGTGAAGAAAGCGTTGGATTATCTTACAAAAGGAATCTCATACGGCGGTACTTATGTAATGAGAAAATCAAGTGGCGGTTATCCCGGCTTGAGAGGTATCATGACCTGGTCTATCAACTGGGATAAAGCCAATGGCGATGAATTTGCCACTAACTACTATGATTACTTCTTTGGCAATGGCAATACAGGCAACAATCCTCCTGTAGTAAGCATTACTTCACCTGCATCAGGCGCCAGCTTTACTGCGCCGGCTACCATCACTATCACGGCTTCAGCCAGTGATAACGATGGTTCAGTCAGCAAAGTGGAATTCTTTAATGGCGCTACCAGCCTGGGTGCTGTAACTGCAGCTCCTTATACAGTTACCTGGAGCAACGTAGCCAATGGTACTTATTCAATCACCGCTGTAGCAACCGATAACAAAGGTGCAGTAACCACTTCAGGTGCTGTTTCTGTTACGGTTGGCACCAATACCGGTACTGGTTGTAATGGTATCCAGGCCTGGACCGCTACCGGCGTTTACGTAGGCGGTACCCAGGTTGTGTACAATGGTAAAGTGTACGAGGCTAAATGGTGGACACAAAACGAACAACCTGATATTAACCTGGGCGATGGCAAAGTGTGGAAGTATATCAGTGATTGCAGCGGCAGCGGAAACAACAACGCCCCTACGGTGTTGCTGACTTCTCCTGCAACCGGTGCTACCTTCACGGCTCCTGCAACTGTAGCGATTGTAGCTTCTGCCAGCGATGCCGATGGCACTGTAAGCAAAGTTGAGTTCTTCAATGGCGCTACCAGTCTTGGATCTGTAACTTCAGCTCCATACACCTATAGCTGGACCAACGTTGCCAATGGTACTTATACCATTACTGCAAAAGCAACTGATAACAGCGGCAACACCACTACTTCAGCTGCAGTGACCATTACTGTAGGCAGCGGCAGCGGTAATACTGGTAATTGTGCCGGTATAGCTGAATACCAGCCTTATCCGAAGATCTACAACAATGGCGACAAAGTAACCTACCAGGGTAACCTGTATCAAAGTTTGTCTGATGCCCTGTACAATGTTACACCGGGTACAGCTGACTGGTGGTGGAAACCATTAGGCGCTTGTTCTGCAACTACCAGAACAACTGTGGCCACCAATATGGCTACCACTGTAGGTGGCGCTTCTGTAACACCTAACCCAATCACAGGTGCAACAGCCCAGGTTTTGAAATATGCCGAAGCCGGCGATCAACTGGTAATTGAAGTGCAGAATGTAAGCAGCGGAAACGCGGTGAGCAGCCAGTCTTATACGGTATCGGTAACCGGGGTGAATAGCATTACTATTCCAACCGCAAAACTGACACAAGGTATCTGGATCGTTAAGATCACCAATAAGAAAACCGGTGGTGTAAGCACAACCCGGTTAGTGAAATTATAG
- a CDS encoding ABC transporter permease, with product MINFLKVAIRNLTRNKTFTGINILGLALGTVCCLYIIMYVNDQYSYDRQHKSAANIYRINTLLTLQGGTPINNGSCSPPIAPTLKKDFPEVEQFTRIVHTGRLGAKQHLLQYGEKSIFETDAVYADSTFFDVFNYHFVYGNAIKTLDDPYCVVLLQPTAIKLFGNTDPVGKTISINNDYGKHDFKVTAVIDESLGHSHIKANLLMSMNSGGMGGFTYTNNEWAAYNYAASYIRLRPSANAMALDQKLPAFLNKYGADRLKQMGMSKQLHLQPLTSIHTTGGYKSEMSEPVDSSFLHLLLLIAVLIQVIACINFMNLSTAHAAKRAKEVGVRKVIGAQIKNLVTQFLGESLLLSCCGVVLALPLLVLLLPYFNQLTNADIRLSFFSSVSFWLLLTGIMLVSGLLSGSFPAFYLSAFKPIKVLKGNFTNRLSAAGVRRVLVVFQFVLSILLISGIIVIYSQLNFIKNKDVGFNQNQQIILNFYTGDAQDRIPALCDQLRTLSEVKAVSQADNYPSQEVTRDWLFYLEGSNGETGKDISMVNTDEHYAKALGMTIIGGRDFREGDSGRVLLNETGARSLGLNAETAPGKRIYPQHEANEPVMYFEIAGVTKDVNYNSLHDGIKPLMLRYNMRQARANVIINVTSSNYSALLGKIGSIWKQHLPAIPFTYSFLNDDVQKLYEAEINLSATINLFTLMAIFISGMGLFGLSAFSAEQRTKEIGVRKVLGASVLHVSSLLSKDFLKLTLIAFIIATPIAWWLMNQWLQSFSYRINISWWMFALAGSLAMLFTVCVVSVQAIKAALANPVKSLRAE from the coding sequence ATGATCAATTTTCTTAAAGTTGCCATACGCAATCTTACCAGGAACAAAACCTTTACCGGCATCAATATTCTGGGGCTGGCGCTTGGTACAGTTTGCTGCCTGTACATTATCATGTACGTGAACGATCAATACAGCTACGATCGACAGCACAAAAGCGCCGCTAATATTTATCGCATCAATACCCTGCTTACCTTGCAGGGCGGCACGCCAATTAACAATGGTTCCTGCTCTCCGCCCATTGCCCCCACCCTGAAAAAAGACTTTCCCGAGGTGGAACAGTTTACCAGGATCGTTCATACCGGCCGGCTCGGCGCCAAACAGCACCTGTTACAATATGGCGAAAAAAGCATTTTTGAAACGGATGCGGTCTATGCCGACTCCACCTTCTTTGATGTATTCAACTATCATTTCGTATATGGCAATGCCATTAAAACCCTGGATGATCCCTACTGTGTTGTTTTATTACAACCAACTGCCATCAAGTTATTTGGAAACACCGACCCCGTTGGCAAAACCATTTCCATCAATAACGATTATGGCAAACACGATTTCAAGGTTACCGCAGTAATAGACGAAAGCCTGGGCCATTCGCACATTAAAGCCAACTTACTGATGAGCATGAACAGTGGCGGCATGGGCGGTTTTACCTATACAAACAACGAATGGGCTGCTTACAATTATGCAGCATCCTATATACGATTACGCCCCAGTGCCAATGCCATGGCGCTCGATCAAAAACTGCCGGCCTTTCTGAATAAATATGGAGCAGACAGGCTTAAGCAAATGGGCATGAGCAAGCAACTGCATCTGCAACCCCTCACCAGTATCCACACTACGGGTGGTTATAAAAGTGAAATGAGCGAGCCGGTTGACAGCTCTTTTTTACACCTGCTTTTACTGATTGCGGTACTCATCCAGGTAATTGCCTGTATCAATTTTATGAACCTGAGCACAGCTCATGCCGCCAAAAGAGCGAAGGAAGTGGGCGTAAGAAAAGTAATCGGCGCCCAAATAAAAAACCTGGTAACGCAATTCCTGGGTGAGTCGTTGCTGTTATCATGCTGCGGGGTGGTGCTGGCATTACCTTTACTGGTTTTATTGCTCCCCTACTTCAACCAGTTAACCAATGCCGATATTCGTCTTTCCTTTTTTTCCAGTGTCAGCTTCTGGTTGTTGCTAACAGGTATTATGCTGGTATCCGGATTGTTATCAGGCAGCTTCCCGGCCTTTTACCTCTCTGCCTTCAAACCAATAAAAGTATTAAAAGGAAATTTCACCAATCGTTTGTCTGCCGCGGGTGTACGGCGGGTGCTGGTAGTATTTCAGTTTGTATTATCCATTCTGCTGATCTCCGGCATCATTGTTATTTACAGCCAGCTGAATTTTATCAAGAACAAGGACGTTGGGTTTAACCAGAACCAGCAGATCATTCTTAACTTTTATACCGGCGATGCACAGGATCGCATCCCCGCATTGTGCGATCAGCTGCGCACCTTATCAGAAGTAAAGGCAGTAAGCCAGGCAGATAATTATCCAAGCCAGGAGGTTACCCGTGACTGGCTTTTTTACCTGGAAGGCAGCAATGGCGAAACCGGAAAAGATATCTCCATGGTAAATACCGATGAGCATTATGCAAAAGCGCTGGGCATGACCATCATCGGAGGACGCGATTTCAGGGAAGGTGATTCAGGCAGGGTATTGCTCAATGAAACGGGCGCCCGTTCCCTGGGATTAAATGCAGAGACGGCGCCAGGCAAACGAATATATCCGCAGCATGAAGCCAATGAACCGGTTATGTATTTTGAAATAGCCGGCGTTACCAAAGACGTTAATTACAATTCCCTGCACGATGGAATAAAACCGCTCATGTTAAGATACAACATGCGCCAGGCAAGGGCCAATGTGATCATAAATGTAACCAGCAGCAACTATTCTGCACTGCTTGGTAAAATCGGGTCCATCTGGAAACAGCACCTGCCGGCCATTCCCTTTACCTATTCCTTTCTGAACGATGATGTACAAAAGCTGTATGAAGCGGAGATCAATTTATCAGCTACTATTAATTTATTTACCCTGATGGCCATCTTTATTTCGGGCATGGGCCTGTTTGGATTGTCTGCCTTCAGCGCCGAACAAAGAACAAAAGAGATCGGGGTACGAAAAGTGCTGGGCGCCAGTGTGCTTCATGTATCGTCCCTGCTGTCGAAAGACTTTTTAAAACTGACATTGATCGCCTTTATAATTGCCACGCCTATTGCATGGTGGCTAATGAACCAATGGTTGCAATCGTTCAGTTACCGCATCAACATCAGCTGGTGGATGTTTGCGCTGGCGGGTTCGCTGGCCATGTTGTTTACGGTATGTGTGGTGAGTGTACAGGCTATCAAAGCGGCCCTGGCCAATCCTGTAAAAAGTTTACGGGCAGAATAA